A stretch of DNA from Oryza brachyantha chromosome 4, ObraRS2, whole genome shotgun sequence:
aatttaaTGTAAATAAAGTTCCCTCATGAGCTAACGATAGAAAATTTCATTCAAcgatattttaatttatctacTATGATATTTCTGTATATACAGATATACACTCAAGCATGCAAAGTAAGCGGAAAATGAAATGATTCAGCAATGCTCATCAAGCAACAGaagactctctctctctctctccctctcccccaaaatataagtatttctaggatttaaattttatatgacaaTATAAGCAGTTGTGCATTGATTCCCATAATACCAATCATTTCAATGGTTCCAAAGCCAATCAGGTgaatatagtcaatttaaaatttaaaaactgatCACTGACTATAAGCCTCACCTTAGTCTCTTTGTTAAAtaacctagaaatgcttatattttggaagagAGGTAGTATGCACTATTGGTTTCTTATATGCAGAGTATCCATCATAGAAATACAATGTGATGTATTCTTGCAGTATTGCCCTGTGCAAAAGATATGAAGTAACAGCGTATGGTTAAACACAGAATGTACACAAACTTGTGTGgggcaggaaaaaaaagggggccTAAATAAAGCATGTATAAGTTTCCAAGAGAGCATACAGTATAAATCTATGTTTTGAAGGTGACTACTAAAATCCTCACCATCCCAAATGAGTGACAACGCAGTGAATGAATAAAGGTTACAGTACTGCATTATaatgataaataaatgtttcttTATTACAAACAAGGACTTGACACTTAACATGAACACCATCAAACAAATACATATCACTCCATGCTAAGCCAGATATAGTCTATTGTCATACAACTGCATGAAGAAATGCAACTTGGTGAACTATCAAAGATAAATGACTGTTTCCAAAAGTACACACCATTTGACAATCTCTAATACTGCACCCCCTTTGTAGCAaccaatattatattatttgcaGCAGCGAATTAGGATATTTCCATAAATTTGAGATATCTAACATATTTGATCACAAGTCCATTGTcaatctaataaataatatggaGGAAAATGAAATTCTGGGACAATGTTTTGTAAAATGAAGACCACACTTTCACGTGTAAATGGTACATGACATGTAAATGGTAAATAGGCTAAAAAACAAGGATATACTAGTAGCCTACTGTATGAATCTGAGGTGTCCAtgctttttttatatgatgggGCTTGCCAAGCAAAAATTGGATGAGTTGACAAGAAGATTAATCTTCCCTAATCTTGTCTGCTACCCTgaactttatttataattgGTCAGTGATCCTTTTATCACTCTAGCTTCTATCACAAATTTCAGCCTCATTTAGAGTGTGGGAATCAAGCCAAATTTCTACCTTCTCAACAGGTCCTTAGCCTTAAAATCAAAATCttattggttttttatttaaataaaataagatggGAGAGGAAATTGTTGCTATGCACAATGCTTGGCATACTTAGCAGCAGGATTAAACATTATGGGGACCATGCCCACGTGAGGACTTAGTCCACAACCATCTATTTACATATTAAGTGCTAAGCAGATGGTTGGGATTAACTCCTCGCATGTGGATGGTCCCCACAAAAGTAATCATGCCTATAGTTCCGTGAATTCTCAGCATAACAAAATTGTACATTCTATCTGTTTTAGTTGTAAATGTGGCAAAACAAATTAGTACATTtagaagaaaatttaaatttgagtcAAAGTGTGTAACTTTATTGTATTCGATAGTCACTACTTAACTTAAAACTTGACAATCCATATGTTAACTATATACATTTTCTGAATGAAATTCCACATTATATGGCATCAGTCATCACTATCCCCCACCTTTCTTATCAGCTTTTCCCTAACAAGCTCTATGGAGAATAATGACTGGTTATTAGCCTATTTCCTAACAGAACAGTCAATTCCAGACTGAACACTTGTTTTCCTTTAATATATTTGACAACTTTAAcaaggttgtgttctttcatatcatttactccctccattccaaagtataagcatttttaagttttttagtGAATCCTAAGGTTAAGTGACAAATTTGAAACTCTACATGTCCTTATATTTCTAGACGGTGGGAGTAATATCCATTTATAGAGAGAAGTGGTAGATTGGATAAGGTAACTGGAACTGGGGAAGCTTTGGTGGTATTTTGGTCTAAACTTGGTATCTCTCAgcagcaaaaaaacaaatttatattcgCATATACTGcgaaattttcaaatattattgGAGAATACTTTTGACCATTTCTCAACATTTCCATGACTCGAGACAAGTTTGCGGGAAACCTAAATAGAACGAATGAGGTCTACACCATGGGCTGAAGCACAGGAGCAGCAGCCATCACGCCCGAATCGATCTCCTGTGTTCCCATAGTTGGCACTAAAAACCTCTTAAAAATCAATCACCACAATGCTCCACAACCAAACCTCTCAAAATcacttatttttctaataaattttCGGATCTAGCAACGATGCACATCACAAAGACACGAACTAACCAgaaaactactactactactactaaacCTTATTAGGAGATGTGATGAGAGACACTAAGAGGAGTAACGCCGTGCCCTAGGGTTCTGAGCAGCAGCGGGCGTAGAGAGAGTCGTCCAAaaagggagggggaggagaccTCGGTAGTCGACGCCGGAGTTGAGCTTGACGACGACGGGGCGGCCCCTGATCGACTTGAGGAAGTCCGAGGGCGTCTTCaccgctccgcctccgcctccgccgccgcctccgccgccggcgccggacttgtccgcgccgccggtgctCATCTCTCTCGTCTCGCTCCCGCCGCGCGGGTTAGGGTGGGGAAGGAGGCCGTGAGGAGCTTGCTGGGCTTCGGTGTTGGGCTCGGCTAGTACTtgggtttttttcttctttcatgtgttctctttttttttttctcccttctcCCTGGTCCACCTGGCGGGAACTTAGAGTATCTACATTgtgtatgaaaaataatcttatgaCTCTATGGCCACGTTAGTTTGTattgggtaagttaacttatccggcacaaaaaatatagtaatagattagtacatgattaattaatattaattatttaaaaacataaaaggattaatatgattttttaaaacaactttcttatagaaaaattttacaaaaaatacaccgtttagctgTTCGAAAAGCGTGTGTACGAGAAATGATAGAGAAGTTATCTAACGGAGGGGAAACGATATAGACTATTTTATCATTGTGAAAGGAGATATTAGGGAGCAAAAGAGGATGAGCTATAAGGACTACCCATatggattaaaatatattatctctctcctctcttgtaAGAGAGCTAGAACTATTGGATAAAATTTGTGGATCCTGCCTTGTGTCCATTACTATCTTTATATATCGTATAAATTGAAATAACAAAAGACCACCTATGTAGGGTCTCATCTATATGGGCCAAGTAGTTCATCTACTTATGAAGCATCATCTTCAagttcattatatatattttcaaacaaagTATGTACCGTAAACTATTGTATATTATGTTTGTCAAATACATTTTACATATacatttattaaaaacaaataaatgtaCTGTTTAGAGTTTGTAGAGTAATACGCTAATCATCCGTCTCAATCCGTGTGCCGCTGACAGGATTATATTCAAATGGTACTGTAGTTTAGCTGATCATATCCGTTTGCTTACGAGATCCAACGCTTTGAGATGTATTACTAATATAAATTGAGACTCCCAATGGTGCCGTTCTGCAAATgcaatcaaatttgatttgaaaaaTGGCCTTGCTACCTTATTATATAATACTGTGACTGGATGGTGAACTGGGAGTGCCCGCTTCCAATTTGCACGGCACAGAATTTGGTTAATTGCTGGACAATAAATTGTGTGTCATTCATAATGCTAACATTATACAAAGCTAAATAACCCCCCCAACCCCGTCCGCCCTCAATCCTTTAGATGCATTGTGTTGTCCACGTGCAAAAAAACCCACCGAACAAACCGGCAAATATATCCAATGATATAAAAGGATAGTCATTTTCCATCTATTGTTTTACAGCATCTTCTCCGTGCATCTAGCACAACCCTTTGCCCATAAAAAATCCACCGAGTAAATCAGAAGATGTGTATGTGCTACTATAGTAGGAGTTGGAGTGTTGGCATCCTCTCTCCATCGTCTGCATACGGTACGTCGTCCGCACGTAAAATCCCCATCGAACCaactacaaattttatttacggTATCTGCTCCTGTAAAGGACAAACGAATGGCAACCTTCTTACAGAGTGCCGCTgacataaaaagaaattctcGGAAGAACCAAAATTTCCCCTAGCATCATAAAGGAAAAGGAACAATTGTCCTCCTTTTATCGTCTACCACTAACGTGTCGACCGTATAtaaaggccttgtttagttcccaaaatttttttctaaaaacatcatatcgaatttttggacacctaaataaatcattaaacatagatgaaccaaaaaactaattgcacagttatggaagaaatcttgagacgaatcttttgagcctaattagcccatgattagccataagtgctacagtaaccaacatgtgctaatgacagattaattaggctcaaaagattcgtctcccggtttccaggctagccgtgaaattcgttttttcattcgtgtccgaaaatccttttcgacatccggtcaaacatttgacgtgacacttctcctaaaaaatttttcaatctaaacaccaccaaaaTAAGGCACCAAACGAACTCAAAAATTTCTCAGATACCATATATCATAAATTATGCTCCTTCCATCAATTTTATGCAGTATGTCGTTCGGCTGCGAAAAAAAACCACCTAGCAACccagatatattttttttctactactATGAAAAGACATGTTTCCACCTCTCATGGTCCGTATGCAGCGTACCGCtcacatgcaaaaaaaatgaccTAGCAAACCAGAAAATTCACCACGAAAAAATGTCtaattagaaaagaaaaatggtctccaatttttttactgATCAGTTGGTCAGTGCATTAATCTCAACGGAGTTTGTTGATTTATTTGTGCTCAATTTTCTTTTCGAGCATCCCATAGCGATATATTACTAGCAATATGAAAGCATAGCTTgttgaaataattttttagagatattttaccattctttaaaaaaaataccggGAGGTACAacaatttttattgttaattttgatacctctttaTACTTTATAACttaagatattaaaattttgagcataaattttggtgtctagatatacttaaaatttcaaaaaattgcCAAAATTTCCAACACAACTAAATTGATCAATAACCACCAGATGAACTCCAGACAGAGAACCATTGTGTTTGAGCAAGCATAGAACATGTGCCAATCTGACTTATTGATACTCCATTTAGGACCAACACACAGTGCATCTAAGGACAAGTATAACCATGTAGACGGTTGTTATCTATTTGACACACACAGACAGCTAAATAGACAGCTTATACAATGACTTGTCTATTTGTTTGTctgtaaaacatttaatttatcctttgATGCATAAATCAAGGTAATCAATAGTACTAGTAAATAGACGAGACGCGGCGTACAACAGTGCTAATGGTGTCGGTTTGGCATTGGAGCACGCACCCATGTTGTCTCTTCATGAAGAGACGCTGTGGTCGTCTATTAGATAGGGCGGGGTCTTTTTGCAAAGTTCGCAACATACAAATGACTTAAAATCATGCGTTGTACATGCTCCTATTACTACTCCCACAGTTTCTTAATTAAGACTTTATAGGGCACGtccaaatttatatggattatACAAACTCATTTACGGAGTAACGGATAGATCTagataagactagaaagtcttaaaatataaaacgaaCAGAATAACTTGTTATCCCGAAACTACAAACAACGGAGCAAAAATACAAACCTAACTAGGACTATATAACATTTCGTTCACTATATTTCAAGCAGTGCAGTTTAAATCCTAGGAACTAAGGGCTGCCTCGAAAGTCGAAACGCGGAAATTTCCACAGAAACACAATTCGGTTCATACAAAATTCAAACGGAATAGCCCCTGAACAAAGAAACATTTACATTATTTCTACCCCGTTTCTTCGGTCATAACACAGTGCAAAACAAGAACTAATGAGACGTCCGGCCATCACCGTCGACGATGATATCGCCGAAGGCGCCATTGCTGGGGATCATCGGCAGCACATGCTCCTGGTGAGGCACCACGACGTCCAGCAAGTACGGCCCCGGCGTCCCGATCATCTCCTCGACGGCGGCACGGACCTCACCTTTCCTTGTCACGCGAGCAGCAGGGATGCCGAAGCCTCGAGCGATCGTCACCAAGTCCGGGTAAATCTCGCCGTCGTTCCCGGCCGGGTCGCCGAGGTAGGTGTGCGCCCGGTTGCCCTCGTAGAATCTGTCCTCCCACTGCACCACCATGCCCAGATGCTGGTTGTTCAGCACCATCACCTTCACCGCCAGGTTCTCCACGCGGATCATCGCCAGCTCCTGCATGTTCATCGCGAAGCTACCGTCGCCGTCAATGTCGACGACCAGGGCGGCGCCCGGGTTGGccaccgcggcgccggcggccgccgggagACCGAAGCCCATCGCGCCCAGCCCGGCCGACGTGAGCAGGTGCCTTGGCCTCCTGAAGGTGTAATACTGCGCCGCCCACATCTGGTGCTGCCCGACGCCGGTGGCCACGATCGCCTCCCCGTCGGTGAGCTCGTCGAGCACCTGGATGACGTACTGCGGCGGGATCGCTTCTCCGAACGCTTTGTAACGCAGTGGGAACTCGATCTTCTTCTGCTCCAGCTCCGAACGCCAAGCGCTGAAATCGAGATTCTTGCGCGTGGAGGCGTGCTCAAGCATGGCGTTCATGCCCTGCAGGGCGAGCTTGACGTCTGCGCAGATCGATACGTGCGGCTGCTTGTTCTTCCCGAGCTCGGCCGGGTCGATGTCGATGTGCACGATCTTGGCCCTGCTCGCGAACGCCTCGATTTTGCCGGTGACGCGGTCGTCGAACCGCACGCCAAACGCGAGCAGCAGGTCGGCGTTGTCGACGGCGTAGTTTGCGTACACAGTGCCATGCATCCCGAGCATCCCCAGGGAGAGGGGATCGTCGCTGGGGAAGTTCCCGATGCCCATGAGGGTGGTCGTCACCGGGATGCCCGTCAGCTCCACGAAGCGGCGCAgctcgtcgccggacgccgagcagccgccgccgccaacgtaGAGGACGGGCCTCTTGGCGTTGCCGAGGAGGCGGATGACTTTGTCGAGCAgctcggcggccggcggcttGGGTAGCCGTGAGATGTATCCCGGCAGGCGCATGGGCGTGTCCCAGGACGGCACGGCCATCTGCTGCTGGATGTCCTTGGGGACGTCGACGAGCACCGGCCCGGGGCGTCCAGACGACGCGAGGAAGAAGGCTTCCTTGATAATGCGGGGGATGTCGTCGGCGTCGAGGACGAGGTAGCTGTGCTTGGTGATGGAACGTGTGAGCTCGATGATGGGCGTCTCCTGGAAGGCGTCGGTGCCGATCATGCGGCGCGGGACCTGGCCGGTGATGGCGACGAGCGGGACGGAGTCGAGGtgcgcgtcggcgagcgcgGACACGAGGTTGGTGGCGCCGGGGCCGGAGGTGGCGATGCAGACGCCGGGGCGCCCCGACGCGCGCGCGTACCCGGACGCCGCGAACGCCTCCCCCTGCTCGTGGCGTAGCAGGTGGTTGCGTATGGCGGGCGACCGTGTGAGCGCCTGGTGGATCTCCATGGACGCGCCGCCCGGGTACGCGAACACGTCCTCGACGCCGCACCGCTCGAGCGCCTCGACGAGGATGTCCGCGCCCGTCCGCCGCTCCGCCGGCCCCCACGTCCGGacaggcgccggcgccggcgcggtccgaggcggcgggggcggggagcGCGTCAGggccgtggtggtggcggcggcgaccgacgacACCGTCGTCGCGCACCtcacgcgcgcggcgggaCGGCCCTGACGCGGGCGGTCGCCGGAGCCAGCAGCAGCGTCCAGGAGGGGAGCGCTGGTACCGCGTCGACCACGCCGCGGTTTGCACAGCGCAGCGCCCCTGATGAAGtcggggagggaggcggcggtcgTGGCAatggccatggcggcgcgcggcgcgtcCCGGCGTGGCAAGAAAGGCACTGAGCCACTCCACTTGGTTTGGCTCGTTAaaaacgcgcggcgccgcggcgagtTCCGACAGCGACGGGGACGAGACCTCCCTCCGTGCCTCTCTCCCTTAACAGGCACTGACCTGTGGGCCACCCACCCATCGCTGACCCCACTGTCAGTGGCAACCCGGTCCACGAGTCGTGTGAGTGAGCATCTGAAACTGACGTGTACTTGTGGCGCAGGAGATGACGTGGGGATCACTCACGTGTGGGGACGGAACGTCAGGATAGGCGTGGGACCCACCCAGCAGGGACACCTGGCGAATGGAGTCAAACGTGGGGACACTACtgagccgcgcgcgcgcctacGAGGAGTCGAGGAAGCAGCACACGGGACGGTGAGGAACGCGCGCGggtttgttttgccttttgTCTCACACAGCACTACTGccgattttcttttatccctTGAAACTTTTAATACATCATCTGGTGTTATAATCGATGACATTGATTTTTGGATCtctgtttaattatttatcttacctaaaattatataattattaatattttgttatcatttaatttactattaaaGTAATtctaaatatgatttataattttgtatatttggataaaatttttgaataagactaatagttaaatgtaaattaaaagtcaatggttcaaaataaaaaatggaggaaatatttaatttatagaaaCAATGCTATGTTCTTTTGCGGATGAAAgataaagtataaaaaatcatcagacccttatagctatttaatagtataaataattaaattacctattataaagttaaaattctatttttaataagataatgaggttttataaattcttttcacaaaataatacatcatttaactGTTCGAAAAATACATACAGAAGCCAAGAAATAAATTCAAAGATAATATGATGAAACAAATGCAGCCTAAGTATCTCAAAGGCCCAAAGCCCATTTCCAAACCTACACTGTTCAATCATGATATCTCGATGGATAGCACTGCTTTTTTGCCACGCAGATATAACCTAActcacttttgctattgatcaaacatttgttcTTATGTTAAACACGCGCGTAATACATAGGAGACTAACATAGAGGATGTGTATGGGATTTTTAACTTACATGTATGCCCTCGTATTATAATCCAACAACAGTGACTGaatttgattgatggaattaaaatttttaaacatttgatcactggACGGACCCAACCTAACTTGCATGACAAAACCGTTAGTTCGATTAGCGTGGCCAAATGAAACCATTTCCGAAATTTAAAATGGTTTTTTTACACGCAAATATTAAAAGAATGtatgaaataataataaaaaaaagagagtcgCTACTACCGGCTTGCAGTTGCAGGCGCATGGAGACGCCTCCCAAGAGGAGCCATGGGGCGGCAGCAACTGATTCGTTTTTTTCTTACGAATCTCGCATGCATCTCGATAGATAATCAAAGACATCTGCCGTTGGTTCCTTGATAAATGTTAttcccttcgtttcataacataatattaatatgtttgactcttttatttgtaatatttaatttttttatttaaaaaattatagaaaaatcatttattttgcttgtgacttactttattataaaaaactttaaacattatttattattttttatatttatactaaaattttaaaataaaacaaattgtccaacattatgataaaaaagtcaaaccacTGTGAAACGGGACAGTAGCTCCCACGGTTATCAGCTTTGTATGACCTTGAATTTACTATGGCCAACGATAGCTCAGGCTTTGTTtagattgcaaaaaaattttgcaaaaacatcacatcaagtttttaaacacatatttaaagtattaaacgtagtttaattacaaaacaaattttaaattccgcctaaaaaccacgagacgaatcttttgagcctaattaatccgtcattagcacatattgtttactgtagcatttatagctaattacgtcctaattaggctcaaaagtttcgtctcaggatttctcatataactgtgcaattggtttttcattttatctatgtttaatattctatttaggtgtctaaagattcgatgttatgttttgaataaaaatttttgggaactaaacagccccttaatATAATATACGGAGcacttgcaacttgcaaggcATATGTCAGGTTGTCGTTctcgaaaaaataaaaggcgagattttggtggtgtttgtttctatggacttatttttatccctaatcacatcggatgtttagtcacttatattataaatagtaaatataaactatttataaaactcatccataatcttagactaattcgcgagacgaatctaatgagcctaattaatccatgattatcctacgtgatgctacagtaaacatttgctaattaaggattaattaggcttaaaaagttcgtctcgcggattagctcttatttatgaaattagttttttattagtctatatttaatacgtcaaattagtgttcaaatatccgatgtgacattgAGTTAAAAAGTTTAACCCCATCTAAACAGCCCTTTTGAGTAAGTGACGGTGACGGTACGTCGAAAgatggtgattgtttggttttgtaaggataaaaaaaggtatatttgtaaataaaaataatttttaaaagctATCTAAAACATAAGCTAAAAACaaagtatgataaaaattctaaattttaacgaagtagaagtgaaaaaaataaggctgatatataatatttgttcaGTCGCTTGTTTTGCTATCCTGGATGCACGTTTGCTTTCTCTTGGTGCCGCTAAGACTTGAGATCCCGCTGCGCGCAGTTGATTGAGTTGAGACGTTGGTTTGCCAATTTCGTGCTTTTCCGATGCTAAGAGCATCTTAAACAGAGCGGTTATTTTTAAAGcaagatattttaaaaatcataattaattatatgatactccctccatatttatatgacatcgttgacttttatgtccacgtttgaccattcgtcttatttaaaaaactatataattattaattattttgttataatatattattatagtagaaactttaattatgcattataattttgtatatttggatataaattttaaataagacgaatggttaaacgtgattctaaaagtcaacggtgttatacataaaaaaaatatggagggagtaataattaaGCTTATTTTATGCGCGCAAATTGGTTCATACCATCACTTTTATATATCCGTTGCAATGGACACACAAATTGGCTCCGTGGCCCCACGTTTCGACTGTGAACCGGCGTTAATCGTTTGCTGACGGGGTAGCTACTCGTCTCACtgcatgtgggtcccacacaCATGCTGCCCGTTACGTCGGTGATCTTCTACACAGAAAGCCCAGCAACCTCACGGAATCATAAAAGGCCCTATGCTTCTTGGACCATCACGCACACACGAGGCAAGCGGATCTTCTACACCGCTTAACGTAGTGGATTCGGATGGATGGTGGTTAAACCATATCCGaaactgtattttttaaacGGATGCAGAGCATATGCGGATGTTTTTGAATCTAGAAGCAAGCAGGTGCAGATTGTTGTGGATGTCGAAAATGATGTGGAGTCGGCTTGGAAACAGATCATTATAACCAGATGTGATACGTACATGCAATCAATACATTGCCATTTAATATTGGATAGAAAATACTTGGGTTATTGATAGACTTTTGATTGAGTGCTTTATGAGCTAAAAAACTCGGATTATCCGCCAAAATGACTATCGTATAATCCGGTAAGAAAATCGGATAATCCGCATCCACCGGGTATTAACGATACTATATCCGTATCTGAATCCGCAACTTGCTATCCAAATCCGACTCCGTATCCTCCGAATAGTTGCAAACCCCTATCACATTCTCAATTTGAGCGGATTCGAATCGGATCGGATATTATCCGATCCGTTAACACCCCTACTTCTACCCAGTTTGTATTGTTTgaccatttttcttattaaaaaattatggaaatatcatttttttgcttgtgacttactttattatcaaaagaacttttaagcacgactttatcattctttatatttgtactaaatttttgaataagacgaatgatcaaacgttgcaaaaaaaaatcaaatatcttacgttataaaacggaggtagtagtaatttatcttcataatttattttaattttttggtaactatttagatgacatgtaatAGATAAGAGCTGCCCATTTAAATGTTTAGGAGTAGATGATAAGTGGATTGTACGTAAGCTTTTGTGTTGTCCAAAATACAAATCGGATTTGCAAATGATTTGTGCGCGCGTTCAAGGGCAACAGACGTTGTCATACTGCTGACTTTCTTCTGACGATCATTGCCCATCCATTCAATGTGTGCCAGTCACACATGTTCATCAATCCTAAAAATTCCCAAACGAACTACGGCTCATGAACTGAAGCTGAAACGAAACCACGATCTCGGGCTTTTTCGTTCAAAATGTCAGGTCCGGCCCGTCCTCGGCCTTCCCCTTTTGCTGCAAAAATTGTGGGCCACACGGTTTGCTAATTAGCTGcacagaaaaatataaatataattagcatatgattaattaagtattacttattaaaagtttaaaaaatatagttatttgatctttttaaataatttctatataaacttttttatacaagataaattatttaatagtttaaaagaCATGCTAATGAAAATCGGGGAGAAGCTCAGCCAAACAGGACTGAAATGAACGCAGCCAGGCTTGGCCGCTTGGCCCAGGTTTAGATGGATCGAGTCAGATGATGCGCGCGACGGTGACTGTGGTCTGTGGGCCCCACTGTCTCCAGCGCTCTCGCCACTGCCATCCGGGCCCCACTGctacttttcttcttctccggtCCGTTCGCACGGGTGCGGGGGTGGGACCCAACCCACCCAGGCATTTCCGCTTCTGCGCTTCGCCCTTATCGTTACACGAGCCTTCTTGGCTTCTACGCGTCGagccgatctcctcctcctccctccctcccgaaCCACCGGAAGCAGCCGACGCGGCGTAGCGCCGGCGCTccagccgcctccgcctccgcctcctccacctccaccactcGGAGATCGTCGTCTCCTCGGGTAAGacccccaccgcctcctcccacCCACCCTCCGGACAGTTTGGT
This window harbors:
- the LOC102711797 gene encoding probable acetolactate synthase 2, chloroplastic — translated: MAIATTAASLPDFIRGAALCKPRRGRRGTSAPLLDAAAGSGDRPRQGRPAARVRCATTVSSVAAATTTALTRSPPPPPRTAPAPAPVRTWGPAERRTGADILVEALERCGVEDVFAYPGGASMEIHQALTRSPAIRNHLLRHEQGEAFAASGYARASGRPGVCIATSGPGATNLVSALADAHLDSVPLVAITGQVPRRMIGTDAFQETPIIELTRSITKHSYLVLDADDIPRIIKEAFFLASSGRPGPVLVDVPKDIQQQMAVPSWDTPMRLPGYISRLPKPPAAELLDKVIRLLGNAKRPVLYVGGGGCSASGDELRRFVELTGIPVTTTLMGIGNFPSDDPLSLGMLGMHGTVYANYAVDNADLLLAFGVRFDDRVTGKIEAFASRAKIVHIDIDPAELGKNKQPHVSICADVKLALQGMNAMLEHASTRKNLDFSAWRSELEQKKIEFPLRYKAFGEAIPPQYVIQVLDELTDGEAIVATGVGQHQMWAAQYYTFRRPRHLLTSAGLGAMGFGLPAAAGAAVANPGAALVVDIDGDGSFAMNMQELAMIRVENLAVKVMVLNNQHLGMVVQWEDRFYEGNRAHTYLGDPAGNDGEIYPDLVTIARGFGIPAARVTRKGEVRAAVEEMIGTPGPYLLDVVVPHQEHVLPMIPSNGAFGDIIVDGDGRTSH